A window of Microcystis aeruginosa FD4 contains these coding sequences:
- a CDS encoding RNA-guided endonuclease InsQ/TnpB family protein, with protein MKLVQKHLIKFNHKNYSVIDKLGFLSKNLYNCAVYLNRQVFFSHQPFLTMTELHHALKMSPDYQALPAKVSQLVLKQVEKTFKSYQKAKEQYKKSPDKFTGEPKLPRYKDKEKGRNVLTYNYQAISQKALKQGLIKLSGTNLEFKTNLKEVLEVRIIPKLGAYCLEIVYEQPSSSSQEGERYAFIDLGLNNLAAVTSNIPEFPPTLVCGKALKSCNQKYNKTLAKLKSELPSLQKTSKRIQGLTLKRNCQVDYYLHTASKYIIDQLLAHQINLLVIGHNQGGQQNLNIGDRNNQSFVNIPHSRFIEQLTYKANLVGIEVKTTNESYTSKCSFLDLESIQKQKSYLGKRIKRGLFRSSSGYFYGADINGSLNIGRKVVGEAAFSGNPIERFVVNPVRVKAYKANSRCNICGQN; from the coding sequence AAAATTATTCAGTAATTGATAAATTAGGATTTTTATCGAAGAATCTGTATAATTGTGCTGTTTATTTAAACCGTCAAGTTTTCTTTTCACATCAACCATTTTTAACAATGACTGAGTTACATCATGCCTTAAAAATGAGTCCAGATTATCAAGCCTTACCCGCCAAAGTAAGTCAGTTAGTATTAAAGCAAGTAGAAAAAACCTTTAAATCCTACCAAAAAGCGAAAGAACAATACAAAAAATCGCCAGATAAATTTACAGGAGAGCCTAAGTTGCCAAGATACAAAGACAAGGAAAAAGGTAGAAACGTTTTAACTTATAACTATCAAGCCATTTCTCAAAAAGCGTTGAAGCAAGGTTTAATCAAGCTATCAGGGACTAATTTAGAATTTAAAACTAATTTAAAGGAAGTCTTAGAGGTCAGGATTATTCCTAAATTGGGTGCTTATTGTTTAGAGATTGTCTATGAACAACCCTCCTCATCAAGTCAAGAGGGAGAAAGATATGCTTTTATCGATTTAGGCTTAAATAACCTAGCTGCTGTTACCTCTAATATTCCCGAATTTCCGCCAACTTTAGTATGTGGAAAAGCCTTAAAATCCTGCAATCAAAAGTACAACAAGACACTAGCTAAACTCAAATCGGAATTACCCAGTCTACAGAAGACCAGTAAAAGAATACAAGGTTTAACTTTAAAGCGTAATTGCCAGGTGGATTATTACCTCCACACCGCTAGTAAATATATTATTGATCAATTACTAGCTCATCAAATTAACCTTTTAGTTATTGGTCATAATCAAGGCGGTCAACAAAACCTTAATATTGGAGATAGAAATAACCAGTCATTCGTAAATATTCCTCATTCAAGGTTTATCGAACAACTTACCTATAAAGCAAATTTAGTAGGAATAGAGGTCAAAACAACTAATGAAAGCTATACCTCTAAATGTAGTTTCTTGGACTTAGAGTCTATTCAAAAGCAAAAAAGCTATTTAGGCAAGAGAATTAAAAGAGGACTATTCAGAAGCTCGTCGGGTTATTTCTATGGAGCAGATATTAATGGTTCCTTAAATATTGGAAGAAAGGTAGTCGGAGAGGCCGCCTTTAGCGGGAATCCGATAGAGAGGTTCGTAGTTAACCCAGTACGGGTCAAAGCGTACAAAGCTAATTCTAGATGCAATATTTGCGGACAGAATTAG
- a CDS encoding ParE family toxin-like protein, with the protein MKSARTKRFRQLFLSLPQRVQETAKKNYEIWKENPFHPSLEFKEVKPREKIWSVRVGIGWRALGIKKSDEEKIVWFWVGSHSEYDKILGKN; encoded by the coding sequence ATAAAGTCAGCCAGAACCAAGAGGTTTCGTCAACTTTTTCTAAGTTTGCCGCAAAGGGTACAAGAAACAGCCAAGAAAAATTACGAGATTTGGAAAGAAAATCCATTTCACCCCAGCCTAGAGTTCAAAGAGGTGAAACCAAGAGAAAAAATCTGGTCAGTCAGAGTCGGCATTGGATGGCGAGCATTAGGGATTAAAAAGTCAGATGAAGAAAAGATAGTTTGGTTCTGGGTTGGGTCGCACTCCGAGTATGACAAGATTCTAGGTAAGAATTAG
- a CDS encoding glucose-6-phosphate isomerase, translated as MDNLQLWQRYQDWLYYHPNLELYLDVSRIPFDEAFLKGLEAKFERAFQDMTALEQGAIANPDEQRMVGHYWLRAPELAPNQELQAEITEPIAQIKEFVKKIHSGAIKPPDQEKFSHILCVGIGGSALGPQFVGSALAPDFPPLEIAFIDNTDPKGIDRTLAHLPLATTLVIVTSKSGGTPEARNGMLEVRNAYEQQDLDFPQHAVAVTMPGSQLDKYAQDWLTRFPMQDWVGGRTSELSAVGLLPAALQGIDIDEMLAGAKEMDIATRIHNLKKNPSALLALAWYHEGNGKGEKDMVILPYKDSLYLFSRYLQQLVMESLGKEKDLDGKTVYQGIAVYGNKGSTDQHAYVQQLREGVPNFFATFIEVLKDRQGDSIEVETGSTAGDFLSGLLQGTRQALYENSRHSITITIPEVTPRQVGALIALYERAVSFYASLVNINAYHQPGVEAGKKAAASILDLQRKIVQVVRETGTSLDLATLAAKIGASDQVEAIYKIVRHLNANRRSLTITGDLSKPETIQISTR; from the coding sequence ATGGATAATCTGCAACTCTGGCAACGTTACCAAGATTGGTTATACTATCACCCTAACCTAGAACTTTATCTCGATGTCAGTCGGATTCCCTTCGATGAGGCTTTTCTCAAAGGTCTAGAAGCAAAATTTGAGCGCGCTTTCCAAGATATGACAGCTTTAGAACAGGGTGCGATCGCCAATCCCGACGAACAGCGTATGGTCGGCCACTACTGGCTGCGCGCTCCTGAACTCGCTCCTAACCAGGAATTGCAGGCCGAAATCACCGAACCCATAGCACAGATTAAAGAATTTGTCAAGAAAATTCACTCCGGAGCAATTAAACCGCCTGATCAAGAAAAATTTAGCCATATTCTCTGTGTAGGCATCGGGGGGTCTGCTTTGGGTCCCCAATTCGTCGGTTCGGCTCTAGCGCCCGATTTTCCCCCCTTAGAGATTGCTTTTATTGATAATACCGACCCCAAAGGCATCGATCGCACCCTAGCCCATTTACCCCTAGCTACCACCCTCGTTATCGTCACCAGTAAATCCGGCGGCACTCCCGAAGCGAGAAACGGAATGTTAGAAGTCCGCAACGCTTACGAACAACAAGATTTAGACTTTCCGCAACACGCGGTCGCCGTCACCATGCCTGGTAGCCAACTGGACAAATACGCTCAAGATTGGCTAACTCGTTTCCCCATGCAGGATTGGGTCGGTGGTCGTACATCAGAACTATCCGCCGTCGGTCTTCTCCCGGCCGCTTTGCAGGGTATCGACATTGATGAAATGTTAGCCGGGGCCAAAGAAATGGACATCGCCACCCGCATCCATAACCTGAAAAAAAATCCTAGCGCCCTACTAGCCCTAGCTTGGTATCATGAGGGCAACGGCAAGGGAGAGAAAGATATGGTGATTCTGCCCTACAAAGACAGTCTCTATCTCTTTAGCCGCTATCTGCAACAACTGGTAATGGAGTCCCTCGGTAAAGAAAAAGACCTCGATGGTAAGACGGTGTACCAAGGTATCGCCGTCTATGGTAACAAAGGTTCCACCGACCAACACGCCTACGTCCAACAATTACGCGAAGGTGTTCCCAATTTCTTCGCTACTTTTATTGAAGTGTTAAAAGACCGGCAAGGAGATTCCATCGAAGTGGAAACCGGCTCCACTGCTGGCGATTTCCTCTCAGGATTACTGCAAGGTACTCGACAAGCTTTATACGAAAATAGTCGCCACTCTATCACTATCACGATCCCAGAGGTTACTCCTCGTCAGGTGGGGGCCTTAATCGCCCTCTACGAACGGGCCGTTAGTTTCTATGCTAGTTTAGTTAACATTAACGCCTACCATCAACCCGGGGTAGAAGCGGGGAAAAAAGCCGCCGCTTCCATTCTGGATTTACAAAGAAAAATCGTGCAAGTTGTTCGGGAAACGGGGACTTCTCTTGACCTAGCCACTCTAGCAGCCAAAATCGGCGCTAGTGACCAAGTTGAAGCTATCTATAAAATTGTCCGTCATCTCAACGCTAATCGGCGCAGTTTAACTATTACCGGCGATTTAAGCAAACCGGAAACGATCCAAATCTCTACCCGCTAA
- a CDS encoding IS5 family transposase, which yields MYRRVELPPTSPENFEFPSQGKLSPDNRWVIMANLIPWSEFEEEYAQNFSEEMGAPAKTFRMALGALIIKEKLGTSDRETVEQIRENPYLQYFLGLSAYSNEAPFEASMLVYFRERIGSNLVNQVNKKMVINQGGLTGFHRGEKKPEKEEKGEEKNEPKNQGKLIVDATCAPADIRYPNDLGILNQAREQTEEIIDSLYEPIKDKFPKKPKTYREKARKAYLEVAKRRSPSQKQRRKAIKKQLQYIKRNLAHIEQLMAVGASLSWLSKRQYKMMLVVTEVYRQQLWMWSNRKQSIENRIVSLTQPHVRPIVRGKAGKPVEFGAKLSASCYNGYVFLDRLSWDNFNESGDLKEQIAEFKRYTGFYPESVHVDKIYRTRENRAYCRERGIRMSGPPLGRPPANISKEKKKQALEDERILNAIEGKFGQAKRRFSLNRVMAKLPSTSETAIAITFLVINLSTLLRQVFWAFLCLKWKNSTFSRSIITISYNLEINQQLKLMLVAK from the coding sequence ATGTACCGCAGAGTCGAGCTACCCCCAACCTCACCAGAAAACTTCGAGTTTCCCTCGCAGGGGAAATTATCCCCAGACAATCGTTGGGTTATCATGGCCAATCTAATTCCTTGGTCAGAATTTGAAGAAGAATATGCCCAAAACTTCTCAGAAGAAATGGGTGCACCAGCCAAAACCTTTCGGATGGCATTAGGAGCATTAATCATTAAAGAGAAGTTGGGAACAAGTGATAGGGAAACCGTCGAACAAATTAGAGAGAACCCTTATCTACAATACTTTTTAGGGCTATCGGCTTACAGCAATGAAGCTCCCTTTGAAGCCTCAATGTTAGTCTATTTTCGAGAAAGAATCGGGTCTAATTTAGTCAACCAAGTCAACAAAAAAATGGTCATCAACCAGGGAGGATTAACCGGCTTTCACCGGGGAGAAAAAAAGCCCGAAAAAGAAGAAAAGGGAGAAGAAAAAAATGAGCCAAAAAATCAAGGAAAATTAATTGTAGATGCCACCTGTGCGCCGGCTGACATTAGGTATCCCAATGACTTAGGAATATTAAATCAAGCCAGAGAACAAACCGAAGAAATTATCGACTCCCTCTACGAACCCATCAAAGACAAATTCCCGAAAAAACCGAAAACTTACCGAGAAAAAGCGAGGAAAGCCTACTTAGAAGTGGCCAAAAGACGCAGTCCATCTCAAAAACAACGGAGAAAAGCTATTAAAAAACAACTCCAATATATCAAAAGAAACTTAGCTCATATTGAGCAGTTAATGGCGGTCGGAGCCTCACTTTCTTGGCTGAGTAAAAGGCAGTATAAAATGATGCTAGTCGTGACGGAAGTTTACCGTCAACAGTTATGGATGTGGTCAAATAGAAAACAGAGTATTGAGAACAGAATCGTCAGTTTAACCCAACCTCATGTACGTCCTATTGTCAGAGGAAAAGCTGGAAAACCAGTGGAATTCGGCGCTAAACTGTCAGCAAGCTGTTACAATGGCTATGTATTTTTAGACCGTCTAAGTTGGGATAATTTCAATGAATCTGGGGACTTGAAAGAACAAATAGCAGAATTTAAGCGTTATACGGGCTTTTATCCTGAATCAGTTCATGTAGACAAAATTTATCGGACACGGGAGAATCGAGCCTATTGTCGAGAAAGAGGTATTAGAATGAGTGGACCTCCTTTAGGAAGACCGCCAGCAAATATTAGTAAAGAAAAGAAAAAACAAGCTCTTGAAGATGAAAGAATTCTTAATGCTATTGAAGGGAAATTTGGACAAGCTAAAAGAAGATTTAGCCTCAATCGCGTGATGGCAAAACTTCCCTCAACATCGGAAACAGCCATTGCTATTACTTTTTTAGTTATCAATCTTTCCACCCTGCTTCGGCAGGTTTTTTGGGCTTTTTTATGTCTGAAATGGAAAAACAGCACTTTTTCTCGGTCAATAATTACAATAAGTTATAACTTAGAGATTAATCAACAACTAAAGCTTATGCTTGTAGCTAAGTGA
- the dusB gene encoding tRNA dihydrouridine synthase DusB, with amino-acid sequence MAIYSSPLKIGNLEVHSRVLQSPLSGVTDLVFRRLVRRFAPDSMLYTEMVNATEISQLRELPQLMVIGDKEQPISMQLFDCRPDFMAVAAEKAVKEGAMTIDINMGCPVNKITKKGGGSSLLRQPEIAEQIVREVVRAVSVPVTVKTRLGWNAQEINIIDFARRLEDAGAQMLTLHARTREQGYHGPADWQWIKRVKEVLSIPVIANGDIVSVEAAINCLEFTRADGVMCSRGTLGYPYLVGEIDYYLKTGKKLPKHTSIDLLSLAKEHLQGLWLYKGQRGIWQARKHLAWYCQNFTGAAVWRDRFSRIESVGEGCDLIDRVIAQLNLEKENIDR; translated from the coding sequence ATGGCTATTTACTCATCCCCTCTCAAAATCGGTAATTTAGAAGTACATAGCCGCGTCTTGCAATCACCTTTATCCGGTGTCACCGATTTAGTTTTTCGGCGCTTGGTGAGACGCTTTGCTCCCGATTCGATGCTCTATACGGAGATGGTTAATGCGACAGAAATCTCCCAGCTGCGAGAGTTACCGCAATTAATGGTTATCGGGGACAAAGAACAACCAATTAGTATGCAATTATTTGATTGCCGTCCCGATTTTATGGCTGTGGCGGCGGAAAAAGCGGTTAAGGAAGGAGCAATGACCATCGATATTAATATGGGTTGTCCTGTTAATAAAATTACTAAAAAAGGCGGTGGTTCTTCACTTTTACGACAGCCAGAAATTGCCGAGCAAATTGTTAGGGAAGTGGTGAGAGCGGTATCGGTGCCGGTAACGGTGAAAACTCGCTTAGGATGGAACGCTCAGGAGATTAATATTATCGATTTTGCCCGTCGTTTGGAAGATGCGGGAGCGCAAATGTTGACCCTGCACGCACGCACTAGGGAACAGGGTTATCACGGGCCAGCCGATTGGCAATGGATTAAACGGGTGAAGGAGGTTTTATCGATTCCTGTCATCGCTAATGGCGATATTGTTTCTGTGGAAGCGGCGATTAATTGTTTGGAATTTACCCGGGCCGATGGGGTGATGTGTTCGCGGGGAACCCTCGGTTATCCCTATTTGGTGGGGGAAATCGATTATTACCTCAAAACAGGCAAAAAGTTGCCGAAACACACCTCTATTGACCTGTTAAGCCTAGCTAAAGAGCATTTACAGGGGCTATGGCTATATAAGGGACAACGCGGTATCTGGCAGGCGCGGAAACATTTGGCTTGGTATTGTCAGAATTTTACTGGTGCGGCGGTTTGGCGCGATCGGTTTTCGCGGATTGAATCGGTAGGGGAAGGCTGTGATTTAATTGATAGAGTTATTGCCCAATTAAACCTTGAAAAGGAGAATATTGACAGATAA